Proteins encoded within one genomic window of Nitrospinota bacterium:
- a CDS encoding ABC transporter substrate-binding protein: MEINHAFLQKEASGFYRANLRLTVLLLRFISVFVLSLVLFASFPVQGWTEIKDDTPPQRIISLSPGVTEILFAIGAGDRVVGVTEFCNYPEKAKSLPKVGGLLNPSYETIITLKPDLIIHQPNKQKIKNFVENLSIPNLPIAMLSFAEIYHSIREIGNAVHREKAADELIQSMQEKIDYNRKRLAGVSQKSVLLLLGISNDAMRELYGVGPKTFLGEMLALAGGKNILAETQAQYPKVSKEFIIHESPEIIIEIGRTDILTEESSVKRRQGWQKFSTIRAVKNQNIHMIGADYILIPGPRLVNIIELFVKAIHPEVASDKSPVAEKVEHPR, translated from the coding sequence ATGGAAATAAATCATGCCTTTTTGCAGAAAGAAGCCAGCGGCTTCTATAGGGCTAATTTACGCCTGACGGTCCTCCTGCTTCGCTTTATTAGCGTATTCGTTCTTTCCTTGGTACTCTTTGCGAGCTTCCCTGTTCAGGGGTGGACCGAAATTAAAGACGACACTCCACCCCAAAGAATCATCTCCCTATCACCGGGAGTCACCGAAATACTATTCGCCATTGGCGCGGGTGACCGGGTCGTCGGCGTCACCGAGTTTTGCAATTATCCCGAAAAAGCCAAATCGCTCCCCAAGGTTGGTGGCCTGCTGAATCCCAGCTATGAAACGATCATCACCCTAAAACCCGACCTCATCATCCATCAACCCAACAAACAAAAGATCAAAAATTTTGTTGAAAACCTCAGCATTCCCAATTTACCCATTGCGATGCTTTCTTTCGCCGAAATTTACCATTCCATTAGGGAAATAGGCAACGCGGTTCACAGGGAAAAGGCGGCGGACGAACTAATCCAGTCCATGCAAGAAAAGATTGATTACAACCGCAAACGACTGGCGGGTGTCTCGCAAAAATCGGTCTTACTGTTATTGGGAATCAGCAACGACGCGATGCGCGAACTATACGGAGTTGGACCAAAAACATTTTTGGGCGAAATGCTGGCCCTTGCGGGAGGGAAAAATATTCTTGCCGAAACGCAAGCGCAATACCCAAAAGTATCCAAAGAATTCATCATTCATGAATCTCCCGAGATCATCATTGAAATTGGCCGAACGGATATACTCACCGAGGAGTCGTCGGTAAAAAGGCGACAGGGGTGGCAAAAATTCTCCACCATTCGAGCGGTTAAAAACCAGAACATTCATATGATCGGCGCCGATTATATTCTCATTCCCGGACCCCGGCTGGTAAATATCATCGAACTCTTCGTAAAAGCCATCCATCCGGAAGTAGCTTCAGACAAATCGCCCGTCGCCGAAAAAGTGGAGCACCCTCGATAA
- a CDS encoding heme ABC transporter ATP-binding protein has product MTPAILQLKDVSFAYHEEPVVKSISLQVEPGEFIGVLGPNGSGKSTLLKLLGGILKPDSGNVLFRDQDLHDYKRKILAQSIAWLPQEHAMAFPFRVAEIVLMGRHPYLSPMSFESQRDFDIANQAMRTTETTHLSERQFTDISGGEKQRVMLACAITQEPKVMLLDEPTTALDIKYQLEIINILHRLNRNEGMTMLLAMHDLHLASKYCRRLILIDKGNIVKDGTPEEVLQKEILESVYGVQLKVIRDPEDGSIMISPEAPCIR; this is encoded by the coding sequence ATGACCCCTGCCATCCTGCAATTAAAAGACGTCTCCTTTGCTTACCACGAAGAACCCGTCGTTAAGTCCATATCCCTGCAGGTGGAACCTGGGGAGTTTATCGGAGTCCTCGGACCCAATGGATCGGGCAAGTCCACGTTATTAAAATTGCTGGGCGGCATTCTTAAACCAGATTCGGGAAACGTTTTGTTCCGCGATCAAGACCTTCATGATTATAAAAGAAAGATTCTCGCTCAATCGATCGCCTGGCTTCCGCAGGAACATGCGATGGCATTTCCCTTTCGTGTCGCTGAAATTGTTTTGATGGGCCGTCATCCTTATCTCTCTCCCATGTCGTTTGAGAGTCAAAGGGATTTTGATATCGCAAACCAGGCGATGCGGACCACGGAAACAACGCATTTATCCGAACGGCAATTCACCGATATCAGTGGCGGCGAAAAACAACGCGTGATGCTGGCTTGCGCCATCACTCAGGAACCGAAGGTGATGTTGTTGGATGAGCCCACCACCGCGCTGGACATCAAATACCAATTGGAAATTATTAATATTTTGCATCGGCTCAATCGCAATGAAGGCATGACGATGTTACTGGCCATGCACGATCTTCATCTGGCATCAAAGTATTGCCGCCGGTTGATTCTCATCGACAAGGGAAACATCGTCAAAGACGGGACACCAGAGGAGGTCCTTCAAAAGGAAATCCTGGAAAGCGTCTACGGGGTGCAATTGAAAGTTATCCGCGACCCTGAGGATGGGAGCATCATGATATCGCCGGAGGCGCCATGCATACGTTGA
- a CDS encoding iron ABC transporter permease gives MHTLSLPMLNRRRYISTLAWFTVFFLATLAIAPLIGATRISLEKALSNEINFADNMDAHILFLARLPRILLAAITGASLSVAGAVFQAILRNDLAAPITLGVASGAAFGAVLAISLGLSFTVLGFSSISFAAFLGAMLAVTLVFNLVKTRQGELPTSIVLLAGVTVNFFFAAMVMLIHYLSDITQSFQIVRWLMGGLDITDYQTVFSVSLPVILGSFILMVIARDLNLISSGSQSALSRGVDVPKIQKIGLVSASLVTGAVVAVSGPIGFVGLVVPHIVRLLIGPDQRLLIPASMLFGASFLIICDTVARTVIAPTEIPVGVITAMIGGPFFVWLLKKKAAGVKR, from the coding sequence ATGCATACGTTGAGCCTGCCCATGTTAAACCGTAGAAGATATATTTCGACCCTGGCATGGTTCACGGTATTTTTCCTGGCAACACTGGCCATCGCCCCATTGATCGGAGCCACGCGGATCAGCCTAGAAAAAGCCTTATCAAATGAAATCAATTTTGCCGACAACATGGACGCCCACATTCTGTTTCTTGCACGTTTGCCAAGAATCCTGCTTGCGGCCATAACCGGCGCATCCCTTTCCGTGGCGGGTGCCGTGTTTCAGGCCATTTTGCGCAACGATCTCGCCGCCCCGATCACCTTGGGGGTTGCCAGCGGTGCAGCGTTCGGGGCGGTGTTAGCCATCAGTCTGGGCCTATCATTCACAGTATTAGGGTTCTCAAGCATTTCATTCGCTGCCTTTTTAGGAGCCATGCTGGCGGTCACTCTGGTTTTCAATCTGGTGAAAACCCGGCAAGGGGAATTGCCAACATCCATCGTTCTTTTAGCTGGCGTCACGGTTAATTTCTTTTTCGCGGCTATGGTCATGCTCATTCACTACCTTTCAGATATAACTCAATCGTTCCAAATAGTCCGCTGGTTGATGGGCGGTTTGGACATCACCGATTACCAGACCGTATTTTCGGTCAGCCTCCCGGTGATATTAGGAAGCTTCATTCTGATGGTGATCGCCAGAGATTTGAATTTGATCAGCTCCGGGTCTCAGTCCGCCCTGAGTCGCGGGGTGGACGTGCCCAAGATTCAAAAAATCGGGTTGGTCAGCGCCTCACTGGTTACTGGCGCTGTGGTGGCGGTCAGTGGCCCCATCGGATTTGTCGGCCTGGTGGTCCCGCACATCGTCCGTTTGCTCATTGGGCCCGATCAAAGACTATTGATCCCCGCTTCCATGCTGTTCGGGGCGAGTTTTCTAATCATATGCGACACCGTGGCAAGGACCGTAATCGCCCCAACAGAAATTCCCGTAGGGGTCATCACTGCCATGATCGGTGGCCCGTTCTTTGTCTGGTTGCTCAAAAAGAAAGCGGCAGGTGTGAAAAGATGA
- a CDS encoding cobyric acid synthase, whose translation MTAKTLMIQGTGSGVGKSIITAGFCRQFFLEGWKVAPFKAQNMSLNSFVTEEGGELGRAQAYQAEACGIKPHVNMNPILLKPSGDNMSQVIVMGKVTENRNAKNYYSHHNKHKEEVQTAFNHLSREYELVVLEGAGSPAEINLKQWDLVNMPMAKMAKAPVLIVGDIDRGGVFAWMKGTYDLLTKEEQDRVAGFIVNKFRGDLDLLTPGLRQFEDLVQKPILGVIPFCRDLFVDEEDAIPAWNHPSTENGKDQLDAAVIWYPRISNFTDVSPLAADPSVSLRYVSNPSQLGNPDLIILPGSKNTLDDLKFIKANGLAKAVCTRYESGAILLGICGGFQILGKTVKDPESMESRQAEISGLSVFNIETTLLKEKTTRQVRQTTLASPVFKEGLSVEGYEIHMGVTEFNEEYLPLFNISNGDHPHHLGVTNEKGTVVGTYIHGVLDNELLRNSFLNHVRILRGLPTPHKKFNYQEFRQQHLNRLAKLVNDSIDMKQVKEIVDGAW comes from the coding sequence ATGACAGCAAAAACTTTAATGATTCAGGGAACCGGGTCCGGCGTTGGAAAAAGCATCATCACCGCAGGATTCTGCCGCCAGTTTTTTCTGGAAGGCTGGAAGGTGGCCCCCTTCAAAGCACAGAATATGTCGCTGAATTCCTTCGTCACCGAAGAAGGAGGCGAGCTCGGACGCGCCCAAGCCTACCAAGCGGAAGCCTGCGGCATCAAACCACACGTCAACATGAACCCGATTCTATTGAAACCTTCCGGTGACAACATGTCTCAAGTAATCGTCATGGGGAAAGTTACCGAAAACCGCAACGCCAAAAATTACTACTCCCATCACAACAAGCATAAAGAGGAAGTGCAAACCGCCTTCAATCATTTAAGCCGCGAATACGAACTGGTCGTTCTGGAGGGTGCGGGCAGTCCCGCCGAGATCAACCTGAAACAATGGGACCTCGTCAACATGCCCATGGCCAAAATGGCCAAGGCTCCCGTGCTCATCGTCGGAGACATCGACAGAGGCGGCGTGTTCGCCTGGATGAAGGGGACATATGACCTGTTAACAAAAGAGGAGCAGGATCGGGTGGCGGGATTCATCGTCAACAAATTTCGCGGCGATCTGGATCTATTGACACCCGGTCTGCGTCAGTTTGAAGATCTCGTGCAAAAACCGATACTCGGTGTCATCCCGTTTTGCCGAGACCTGTTCGTCGATGAAGAGGACGCGATTCCAGCCTGGAATCATCCGTCAACCGAAAATGGAAAGGACCAACTGGACGCCGCCGTTATCTGGTACCCACGAATTTCAAACTTTACGGATGTTTCACCGCTTGCCGCCGATCCTTCCGTTTCTCTGCGCTACGTGTCCAATCCGTCACAGTTGGGTAATCCCGATTTGATCATCTTGCCGGGAAGCAAGAACACCCTGGACGATTTAAAATTCATAAAAGCCAATGGGTTGGCGAAAGCCGTTTGCACACGTTACGAATCGGGAGCCATACTTCTAGGAATCTGCGGCGGGTTTCAAATCCTGGGGAAGACAGTAAAGGACCCGGAGAGCATGGAAAGTCGCCAAGCAGAAATTTCCGGTCTCTCAGTATTTAATATTGAAACAACCTTATTGAAAGAAAAAACGACGCGCCAGGTTCGACAGACCACATTAGCAAGCCCTGTATTTAAAGAAGGTCTTTCTGTTGAAGGTTACGAAATCCACATGGGCGTAACCGAGTTCAATGAAGAATATCTACCTCTCTTCAACATTTCCAATGGAGACCATCCCCACCATCTGGGCGTCACAAACGAAAAAGGAACGGTAGTGGGAACTTATATACACGGGGTGCTGGATAACGAATTGTTAAGAAATTCGTTTCTCAATCACGTTCGAATTCTCCGAGGTCTGCCGACTCCGCACAAGAAGTTTAATTACCAGGAGTTTCGTCAACAACATCTCAACCGGCTGGCGAAACTGGTGAATGATTCCATCGATATGAAACAAGTAAAAGAAATCGTCGATGGTGCGTGGTGA
- the cobS gene encoding adenosylcobinamide-GDP ribazoletransferase, with protein MNFLSALGFLTIIPMPARAFKVDGRQIMYFPLVGLFIGALLYGVDKLGAVYATQEIRMVADALFLAVISGALHLDGLADSADGLFSHRPKQRILEIMQDSRIGVMGALAIIFCLLLKMAGFASLNRPGYEIWLFVAPALARTSQVIGLVFMDYAREEGGKSQIFFQKRKYHLLGFAIFPIALPFWISIETGLMVLFLFTTGTVLLLWFFQKAIGGITGDTLGAQTELLESAILITGALVIGH; from the coding sequence GTGAACTTTTTATCGGCTCTGGGGTTTTTAACCATCATCCCCATGCCTGCAAGAGCATTCAAAGTCGATGGCCGGCAGATCATGTACTTCCCGCTGGTGGGCCTTTTCATCGGAGCACTCCTTTATGGAGTGGACAAGTTGGGCGCTGTGTATGCGACTCAGGAAATCCGCATGGTCGCAGATGCCCTGTTTCTAGCGGTTATCAGCGGAGCGCTTCATCTGGACGGCTTAGCAGACAGTGCCGACGGGCTATTTTCCCACCGCCCGAAACAACGCATTCTGGAGATCATGCAGGACTCCAGAATAGGGGTCATGGGAGCATTGGCGATCATTTTTTGTTTGCTGCTAAAAATGGCAGGATTTGCAAGTTTGAACCGACCCGGTTATGAAATCTGGTTGTTTGTGGCACCGGCGTTGGCGCGGACCAGCCAGGTCATCGGATTGGTCTTCATGGATTATGCGCGGGAGGAAGGTGGTAAATCGCAAATTTTCTTTCAGAAGAGAAAATATCATCTACTGGGGTTCGCGATATTCCCTATCGCCCTGCCCTTTTGGATCTCGATTGAAACCGGACTGATGGTTTTATTTTTATTCACTACAGGAACAGTTCTACTGCTCTGGTTTTTTCAAAAAGCGATTGGCGGCATCACCGGGGACACTTTGGGCGCACAGACCGAATTATTAGAATCCGCCATTCTGATAACAGGCGCATTGGTCATTGGACATTAG
- the bluB gene encoding 5,6-dimethylbenzimidazole synthase produces the protein MVSGIPVTIKSTSGDTAEKLADESAHEFSPQKKQGLYEAIYKRRDIRHFNSSPIDPAVLGRILDAAHHAGSVGFMQPWNFLIINDQKLKEKVASNFKNASATAAKKFSGDRQQLYKSLKLDGILDSPINICVTCDSTRFGPNVLGRDTIKETDLFSTCCAIQNLWLAARAEGMAVGWVSILSQEQLKKDLEIPDHVFPVAYLCLGHTDEFYKEPMLETAGWANRTPLDSLIYYNKWKGSPKGFSVQIPPQS, from the coding sequence ATGGTTTCAGGAATTCCAGTGACCATCAAATCCACATCGGGCGATACCGCCGAAAAACTTGCAGATGAATCAGCCCATGAATTTTCACCTCAGAAAAAGCAGGGTCTGTATGAAGCGATTTATAAAAGAAGGGATATCCGCCATTTCAATTCCAGTCCCATCGACCCCGCTGTGTTGGGAAGAATTCTGGATGCGGCGCACCACGCCGGGTCGGTCGGATTCATGCAACCCTGGAATTTTTTGATCATTAATGATCAAAAACTAAAAGAGAAGGTCGCTTCCAATTTTAAAAATGCCAGCGCCACAGCCGCGAAAAAATTTTCTGGAGACCGGCAACAACTTTACAAGTCCTTAAAATTAGATGGGATACTGGACTCCCCAATCAACATCTGCGTCACCTGCGACAGCACCCGATTTGGCCCAAACGTTTTAGGGCGGGACACCATCAAGGAAACGGACCTTTTCAGCACTTGCTGTGCTATTCAAAATCTGTGGCTGGCGGCACGCGCTGAAGGCATGGCGGTGGGATGGGTTAGTATCTTATCTCAGGAACAGTTGAAAAAGGATCTAGAAATTCCCGATCACGTTTTCCCTGTCGCCTATCTGTGCCTGGGACATACGGATGAGTTTTATAAAGAACCCATGCTGGAAACAGCTGGATGGGCCAATAGAACGCCTCTTGACAGCCTCATTTACTACAACAAATGGAAGGGAAGCCCGAAAGGGTTCTCTGTCCAAATACCGCCTCAATCATGA